A DNA window from Moorella thermoacetica contains the following coding sequences:
- the rimP gene encoding ribosome maturation factor RimP has translation MSKLTALIQELVEPLLTPMGYELVDLQYGREGGRYILRLFIDRPEGIGLDDCEQVSRVVSALLDEKDPIPHSYYLEVSSPGLERPLKKEADFNRFAGRKVKLRTFAPINGQRHFQGRLLGYQDGQVRMHLEEGWDLAIPLEQVATARLVFDLADDEED, from the coding sequence TTGAGTAAATTAACAGCACTAATCCAGGAACTGGTAGAGCCGCTCCTGACCCCCATGGGCTATGAGCTGGTTGACCTGCAGTACGGTCGGGAGGGGGGGCGTTATATCCTACGGCTGTTCATCGACCGGCCGGAGGGGATTGGCCTGGATGACTGTGAGCAAGTCAGCCGGGTCGTCAGCGCCCTGCTGGATGAGAAGGACCCCATCCCCCATAGCTACTACCTGGAGGTATCTTCACCAGGCCTGGAGCGCCCGTTAAAGAAAGAAGCTGATTTTAACCGTTTTGCCGGGCGGAAGGTAAAATTACGCACTTTTGCTCCTATAAATGGGCAGCGCCATTTTCAGGGGCGGTTACTTGGTTATCAGGATGGGCAGGTCCGGATGCACCTTGAGGAGGGGTGGGATCTGGCTATACCCCTGGAGCAGGTAGCGACTGCCAGGCTGGTCTTCGACCTGGCAGATGACGAGGAGGACTAG
- a CDS encoding DHH family phosphoesterase — protein MSEIGQIAAILATAREVAVATHIIPDGDCLGSMLGLTLALRKRGTSVIAINADPVPEMFQYLPGQETIIDPDQVTSMPPLLIMVDCTDMERAGKGFSNWQQRVEKIINIDHHVSNTRFGHLNLVDSRAAATAELIYAVLEQIPATFTPEVATCLYTALATDTGSFQYENCTARTLRLAASLLEKGADMPLIREHLWESKPLNSIRLLAATLPTLTLAYEGRVAWMTVSRAALEANGARPEHAEGLVNYPRSIAGVEVGMLFRELPDGKVKVSLRSKKIVDVNRVAALFGGGGHRRAAGCTLDGDLDTVVARVVAAAGEAL, from the coding sequence ATGAGTGAGATCGGGCAGATAGCGGCTATTCTGGCAACCGCCCGGGAAGTGGCGGTTGCCACCCATATTATACCGGATGGCGATTGCCTGGGGTCGATGCTCGGCCTTACCCTGGCCCTCCGGAAACGGGGCACCAGCGTAATAGCTATTAATGCCGACCCGGTTCCGGAGATGTTTCAGTACCTGCCTGGCCAGGAAACCATCATCGACCCGGACCAGGTAACCTCTATGCCGCCGTTACTGATCATGGTCGACTGCACTGATATGGAACGGGCCGGTAAGGGTTTTAGCAACTGGCAACAGCGGGTAGAGAAAATAATTAATATCGATCATCACGTCAGCAACACCCGTTTCGGCCACCTGAACCTGGTTGACAGCCGGGCGGCGGCCACGGCGGAATTGATTTACGCCGTCCTAGAACAAATACCGGCAACCTTTACGCCGGAGGTAGCAACCTGCCTTTATACAGCCCTGGCCACTGATACCGGCTCTTTCCAGTATGAAAATTGTACGGCCAGGACCCTGCGCCTGGCAGCCAGCCTGCTGGAGAAAGGGGCCGATATGCCCTTAATCCGGGAGCACCTCTGGGAGAGTAAGCCCTTAAACAGCATCCGCCTTCTGGCGGCTACCCTACCCACCCTGACTCTGGCCTATGAAGGTCGGGTGGCCTGGATGACAGTATCCAGGGCAGCCCTGGAGGCCAATGGCGCCAGGCCGGAACACGCCGAGGGCCTGGTAAATTATCCTCGCAGTATTGCCGGCGTAGAAGTAGGCATGCTTTTCCGGGAATTGCCGGATGGCAAGGTCAAAGTAAGCCTGCGTTCGAAAAAAATTGTCGACGTCAACAGGGTGGCGGCATTATTTGGCGGCGGCGGTCACCGCCGGGCCGCTGGCTGTACCCTTGACGGCGATCTGGATACAGTAGTCGCCAGGGTTGTGGCTGCAGCCGGTGAGGCCCTGTAA
- the rbfA gene encoding 30S ribosome-binding factor RbfA, producing the protein MAVTARNQRVAEEMKKEIARIIRDEVKDPRLEAGLVSVTGVELSNDRHYAKVYVSIYGDEEARNQAMEGLARATSFIRREIGQRLSLRYTPEITFKLDVSIEHGDHINRLLARVRAGEYADE; encoded by the coding sequence ATGGCCGTGACCGCAAGGAACCAGCGGGTAGCTGAAGAGATGAAGAAAGAAATTGCCAGGATTATCCGGGATGAAGTCAAGGACCCGCGCCTGGAAGCCGGATTGGTCAGCGTTACAGGGGTAGAGCTGTCAAATGACCGTCACTATGCTAAGGTATATGTAAGTATCTATGGTGACGAGGAGGCAAGGAACCAGGCCATGGAGGGTCTGGCCAGGGCTACCAGCTTTATCCGGCGGGAGATCGGCCAGCGCTTGAGCCTGCGCTATACACCAGAAATTACTTTCAAACTGGATGTCTCAATTGAGCATGGAGATCATATCAACCGCTTGCTGGCCCGGGTCAGGGCCGGGGAATATGCTGATGAGTGA
- a CDS encoding L7Ae/L30e/S12e/Gadd45 family ribosomal protein, whose product MNNIYSLLGLAYRAGKIVWGYQAVVAALRSQKVELVLLARDGSPGLKTRILRFCREYRRQGLLYGYKNELGAALGKPPCAVVGITDKNFAFIIRQRVREVDV is encoded by the coding sequence ATGAATAATATCTATAGCCTGCTGGGTTTAGCTTACCGCGCCGGTAAAATCGTCTGGGGTTACCAGGCAGTTGTAGCAGCCCTGAGGAGCCAGAAAGTGGAACTCGTTTTACTGGCCAGGGACGGCAGTCCGGGACTCAAGACAAGGATCTTGAGGTTTTGCCGGGAGTATCGCCGTCAGGGGTTGCTTTACGGGTACAAAAACGAGCTGGGAGCGGCACTGGGCAAACCCCCATGTGCTGTCGTTGGCATTACCGATAAAAACTTTGCCTTTATAATTCGGCAAAGGGTGCGGGAGGTTGATGTATGA
- the nusA gene encoding transcription termination factor NusA: MNSEFIQALRDLEREKGINADILLEAIEAALISAYKKNFGSLQNVRVDIQRDTGEIKVLAQRQVVEEVTDPRQEISLEEARAINSKYELGDIVEKEVTPRDFGRIAAQTAKQVVVQRIREAERGLIYEEFIGRENDLVTGVVQRQEGKNIILDLGRAEAILLPSEQSPGETYRQGERLKAYVLEVRKTNKGPQILVSRTHPGLIKRLFELEVPEIHDGIVEIKGVAREPGARSKIAVHSRDEKVDPVGSCVGPKGARVQAVVQELRGEKVDIIKWSDDPAVYVANSLSPARVLDVTVDEENKVSQVIVPDNQLSLAIGKEGQNARLAARITGWKIDIKPESEAGDWDSWDADLDLDGTIEEE, translated from the coding sequence ATGAACAGTGAGTTTATCCAGGCACTACGGGACCTGGAGAGGGAAAAGGGTATTAACGCCGATATTTTACTGGAGGCCATTGAAGCGGCTTTAATCTCGGCTTACAAGAAGAACTTTGGCTCCCTGCAGAATGTCAGGGTGGACATCCAGCGTGATACCGGGGAGATTAAGGTTCTGGCCCAGCGCCAGGTGGTAGAAGAGGTAACCGATCCCCGGCAGGAGATCTCCCTCGAGGAAGCTCGGGCCATCAACAGTAAATATGAACTGGGGGACATAGTGGAGAAAGAGGTTACTCCCAGGGATTTTGGCCGCATCGCTGCCCAAACGGCCAAACAGGTGGTCGTCCAGCGCATCCGGGAAGCCGAGCGCGGCTTGATTTATGAAGAATTTATCGGCCGGGAAAATGACCTCGTTACGGGTGTAGTCCAGCGCCAGGAGGGCAAAAACATTATCCTTGACCTGGGCCGGGCCGAGGCGATCCTGCTTCCCAGCGAACAGAGCCCCGGAGAGACCTACCGCCAGGGCGAACGCCTGAAGGCCTATGTCCTGGAGGTCAGGAAGACTAACAAAGGGCCCCAGATTCTCGTGTCCCGGACCCATCCCGGCTTGATAAAGAGGCTTTTCGAGCTGGAAGTTCCGGAAATCCACGATGGCATTGTTGAAATTAAGGGAGTCGCCAGGGAACCTGGGGCGCGCTCCAAGATTGCCGTTCATTCCCGGGATGAAAAGGTGGATCCGGTGGGCTCCTGCGTAGGTCCCAAGGGGGCACGGGTACAGGCTGTGGTCCAGGAGCTGCGGGGCGAGAAGGTAGATATCATTAAATGGAGCGATGACCCGGCTGTTTATGTGGCCAACTCCTTGAGCCCGGCCCGGGTCCTGGACGTGACTGTCGACGAAGAAAATAAGGTGAGCCAGGTCATCGTTCCTGATAACCAGCTCTCCCTGGCCATTGGTAAGGAAGGCCAGAATGCCCGCCTGGCAGCCAGGATCACCGGCTGGAAAATCGATATTAAACCGGAATCCGAAGCTGGCGATTGGGATTCCTGGGATGCCGACCTGGATCTTGACGGCACGATAGAGGAGGAGTAA
- the rnpM gene encoding RNase P modulator RnpM, which translates to MPKPRKIPVRMCVGCRARNDKRNLLRVVRTPEQEVVIDPTGKRAGRGAYLCPRVECLRKAVKSRALERALGVAVSPEVLERLEASFNQEGNHE; encoded by the coding sequence TTGCCTAAGCCCAGGAAAATACCTGTGCGGATGTGTGTCGGTTGCCGGGCCCGCAATGATAAGCGCAACTTACTGCGGGTGGTGCGGACACCGGAACAGGAGGTAGTTATCGATCCCACCGGTAAACGGGCCGGGCGCGGTGCTTATCTGTGTCCGCGGGTAGAATGCCTGCGGAAGGCTGTTAAGAGCCGGGCCCTGGAACGGGCCCTGGGCGTAGCTGTTTCCCCTGAGGTGCTGGAACGCCTGGAGGCCAGTTTCAACCAGGAAGGGAACCATGAATAA
- a CDS encoding PolC-type DNA polymerase III, whose protein sequence is MSTKENIWLQLLQGGAVRKVEITRREGRCCLWLCPPHPLEPEDIAACTRFLAGEFPGFTFSIKTLDQADSGDLAALIREKRGAILDQVAGILGNGSSAWLAGARLELQGRHLKLVLPASLAVEALKARRGDVVLQEVLGHYGHQVTVDLVSDKDYQEELLSASRQLQARQLEGVRREVPAEVKTPAGTKSTSTDGQLLGKKITAAPRPLKDVQEEEKQVAVQGEVLKFESRQLKSGRWLITFDITDYTDSLTVKAFVDKGPLIEGGLAEGDWVLVQGQAQYDRYSQELILLADAVARGQRPTREDRAAEKRVELHLHTKMSAMDGVTEVAAVVQQAARWGHGAVAITDHGVVQAFPAAAEAGRKYGVKIIYGVEGYLFDQDNQPPDHQRTYHIIILVKNKQGLANLYRLISRAHLDFFYRKPRLPRHLIQEYREGLLLGTACEAGELIRGYLAGADQTRLEEIASFYDFLEIQPLANNDFLIRQGQVADRQALMDMNRQIIALGQKLGKPVVATGDVHFLNPEDAIYRQILLAGQGYADEVQAPLYYRTTEEMLAEFDYLDGETAHQVVITNPRLIAEQVEELKPIPDEFYPPEIPGAEEELTRIVTTRAKEWYGDPLPEIVRARLDKEMQAIIGHGFAVLYLIAHKLVHKSNEDGYLVGSRGSVGSSLVATMAGITEVNPLPPHYRCPSCRYSEFISDGSAKCGADLPARDCPRCGTRLLKDGHDIPFEVFLGFKGDKVPDIDLNFSGEYQPRAHQYTETIFGKDHVFRAGTIATLAERTAFGFVHKYLEERGLKARQAEINRLVKGITGVKRTTGQHPGGLMVVPKGVDMHLFTPLQHPADDTGSGTITTHFDYHSISSRLVKLDLLGHDDPTVIKMLEDLTGVNAREIPLDEPRTMSLFSSVEALGIRPEDIGSQVGTLGIPEFGTRFVRQMLEDTRPRTFAELVRISGFSHGTDVWLNNAQDLIKSGTAKLSEAISTRDDIMNYLMQHGVVADIAFRTMEDVRKGKGVKKEYEEAIRAAGVPEWFIQSCKKISYLFPKAHAVAYVTMAFRIAYFKVYYPEAFYASFFSIRADEFDADVVAAGLPRIQEEIAALERKGNEATAREKNILTILEVAREMYCRGITLERIDLQKADASRFLVEPGKLLPPLAALPGVGRAAAEAIVRARQERPFTSVEDLQYRSRVSKTVIEALEKHGALADLPPSDQLVFFG, encoded by the coding sequence CTGGAGCCGGAAGACATCGCCGCCTGCACTCGCTTCCTGGCCGGGGAATTTCCCGGCTTTACTTTTAGCATCAAAACCCTTGACCAGGCCGACAGCGGCGACCTGGCAGCCCTGATCCGGGAAAAGCGGGGTGCGATCCTGGACCAGGTGGCCGGTATCCTTGGAAACGGCAGTTCTGCCTGGCTGGCCGGCGCCAGGCTGGAACTGCAGGGCCGGCACCTGAAGCTGGTTTTGCCGGCTTCCCTGGCCGTCGAGGCCCTGAAGGCCCGCCGGGGGGATGTGGTTTTACAGGAAGTACTGGGCCATTACGGTCATCAGGTGACTGTCGACCTGGTGTCAGATAAGGATTACCAGGAAGAACTCCTCTCGGCTTCCCGCCAGCTCCAGGCCCGGCAACTGGAAGGGGTGCGGCGGGAAGTCCCTGCCGAGGTTAAAACACCGGCTGGCACCAAGAGTACTTCCACTGACGGCCAGTTGCTGGGTAAAAAAATCACCGCTGCTCCCCGGCCCCTGAAGGATGTCCAGGAAGAGGAGAAGCAGGTGGCCGTCCAGGGCGAGGTGTTAAAGTTTGAGTCCCGCCAGCTAAAATCGGGCCGCTGGTTGATTACCTTCGATATAACCGATTACACCGATTCCCTGACGGTGAAAGCCTTTGTTGATAAAGGCCCCTTAATTGAAGGTGGCCTGGCAGAGGGGGACTGGGTCCTGGTCCAGGGGCAGGCCCAGTATGATCGCTACAGTCAGGAGTTAATACTTCTGGCCGACGCTGTGGCCCGCGGCCAGCGGCCCACCCGGGAAGACAGGGCAGCGGAGAAAAGGGTGGAGTTGCATTTACATACCAAAATGAGCGCCATGGACGGTGTTACTGAGGTGGCCGCGGTGGTCCAGCAGGCAGCCCGTTGGGGCCACGGAGCGGTAGCCATCACCGACCACGGGGTGGTCCAGGCCTTCCCGGCAGCGGCTGAGGCCGGCCGCAAGTATGGCGTCAAGATCATCTACGGGGTGGAAGGATATCTCTTCGACCAGGATAACCAGCCTCCCGACCACCAGCGTACCTATCACATTATTATACTGGTTAAAAATAAGCAGGGCCTGGCCAACCTTTACCGCCTTATATCCCGGGCTCACCTGGATTTCTTTTATCGCAAGCCCCGCCTGCCGCGCCACCTCATCCAGGAGTACCGCGAAGGGCTCCTCTTAGGCACGGCCTGCGAAGCCGGCGAGTTGATCCGGGGTTACCTGGCCGGGGCCGATCAGACCCGCCTGGAAGAGATCGCTTCTTTCTACGACTTCCTGGAAATCCAGCCCCTGGCCAATAATGACTTTTTAATTCGCCAGGGACAGGTGGCCGACCGCCAGGCCCTCATGGATATGAACCGCCAGATTATCGCCCTAGGACAAAAATTGGGGAAGCCAGTGGTGGCCACCGGGGACGTCCATTTCCTTAACCCTGAGGACGCCATCTACCGCCAGATCCTCCTGGCCGGCCAGGGCTATGCCGACGAAGTCCAGGCCCCCCTGTACTACCGGACTACGGAGGAGATGCTGGCCGAATTTGACTATCTTGACGGGGAAACGGCCCACCAGGTAGTTATAACCAACCCCCGGTTGATAGCGGAGCAGGTGGAAGAGTTAAAGCCCATTCCCGACGAATTCTACCCGCCGGAGATCCCGGGAGCAGAAGAAGAGTTAACTCGCATCGTAACTACCCGGGCCAAGGAGTGGTACGGCGACCCCCTGCCGGAAATAGTTCGGGCCCGCCTGGACAAAGAAATGCAGGCCATTATCGGCCACGGCTTTGCCGTCCTGTACCTCATAGCCCACAAGCTGGTGCACAAGTCCAACGAAGACGGCTATCTGGTTGGCTCCCGGGGTTCGGTGGGGTCCTCCCTGGTGGCGACCATGGCCGGGATTACCGAGGTTAACCCCCTGCCGCCCCATTACCGCTGCCCATCCTGCCGTTACAGCGAGTTTATTAGCGACGGCAGCGCCAAGTGCGGTGCCGATCTCCCGGCCAGGGATTGTCCCCGATGCGGGACCAGGCTCTTGAAGGACGGCCACGATATCCCCTTTGAAGTCTTCCTGGGCTTTAAAGGGGACAAGGTACCCGATATTGATCTCAACTTTTCCGGGGAATATCAACCCCGGGCCCATCAGTATACTGAGACCATTTTCGGTAAAGACCATGTTTTCCGGGCCGGGACTATCGCTACCCTGGCGGAGCGAACGGCCTTCGGTTTTGTCCATAAGTACCTGGAGGAACGGGGCCTTAAAGCTCGACAGGCGGAAATAAACCGCCTTGTAAAGGGCATCACCGGCGTCAAAAGGACTACCGGCCAGCATCCAGGCGGATTGATGGTAGTTCCCAAAGGAGTGGACATGCACCTCTTCACACCCCTCCAGCACCCGGCCGACGATACCGGCAGCGGCACCATCACCACCCACTTTGATTACCACTCCATCAGCAGCCGCCTGGTTAAATTAGACCTCCTGGGCCACGACGACCCGACGGTCATTAAAATGCTGGAAGATCTCACCGGTGTCAATGCCAGGGAGATCCCCCTGGACGAGCCCCGGACCATGTCCCTTTTTTCCAGCGTCGAGGCCCTTGGCATCAGGCCGGAAGACATCGGCTCCCAGGTGGGGACCTTAGGCATCCCCGAATTTGGCACCCGCTTTGTTCGCCAGATGCTGGAGGATACCAGGCCGCGGACCTTTGCCGAGCTGGTACGCATCAGTGGTTTTTCCCACGGTACCGATGTTTGGTTAAACAACGCCCAGGATCTGATTAAAAGCGGCACGGCGAAACTGAGCGAAGCCATCTCTACCCGGGACGACATCATGAACTACCTCATGCAGCACGGTGTGGTGGCCGACATCGCCTTCCGCACCATGGAGGATGTGCGTAAGGGTAAAGGAGTGAAAAAAGAGTACGAAGAAGCCATCCGGGCCGCGGGCGTACCCGAGTGGTTCATCCAGTCCTGCAAAAAAATCAGCTACCTTTTCCCCAAGGCTCACGCTGTGGCTTACGTGACCATGGCCTTCCGCATCGCTTATTTTAAGGTCTATTACCCGGAGGCCTTCTATGCATCCTTTTTCAGCATCCGCGCCGACGAATTCGACGCCGACGTGGTTGCCGCCGGGTTGCCCCGCATTCAGGAAGAGATTGCCGCCCTGGAGCGCAAAGGCAACGAAGCTACCGCCAGGGAGAAGAACATCCTTACCATCCTGGAGGTAGCCAGGGAGATGTATTGCCGGGGCATCACCCTGGAACGTATCGACCTGCAAAAGGCGGACGCCAGCCGTTTTCTGGTGGAGCCGGGTAAGCTCTTGCCACCCCTGGCGGCCTTGCCCGGGGTTGGCCGGGCGGCGGCCGAGGCCATCGTCCGCGCCCGCCAGGAACGCCCCTTTACTTCCGTCGAAGATTTGCAGTACCGTTCCCGGGTCAGCAAGACGGTCATCGAAGCCCTGGAAAAGCACGGCGCCCTGGCGGATCTACCGCCCTCGGACCAACTGGTGTTTTTCGGGTAA
- the infB gene encoding translation initiation factor IF-2 — MAKTRVYELAKELKVTNKDLIDTMARLGIYTRSHMSVLENGEVIKVRNHYRQQWRAAKLARMHREQATLKGEGPVPTRGVPDAPRAEEVPSRQVPAPETGAPAQATGATRQPAIGSARPANTDETRVQEHKPATAARQAGDAPAAEGTAAAGQPLDGKELRQAVANGQGTEEPRQQPAATGQRAQGGEAGRGQQSRQKKKRRGEGRSRQDENKGSAREDQANRFATRDKEAAPSAGQQSPAEKGQRRPAHSKPLRIPKPPEAVTKDLPEKRRDRSNARPGAKPAESGRSRKREMENQLEERLMRRDKNKGKAQKHKETPKVVFKITLTGSITVQELAKRIGKTAAEVIKYLMGQGIMATINQELDLETAALVAQDLGAIVEIKAEKPITELEDLVDPPETLRERPPVVTVMGHVDHGKTSLLDAIRRTNVTASEAGGITQHIGAYQVRLKNRKITFLDTPGHAAFTAMRARGAQATDIAILVVAADDGVMPQTIEAINHAKAAGVPIVVAINKIDRPEANPERVKQQLTEYGLVPEEWGGDTIMVPVSAVTKEGINDLLEMVLLTADVAELKANPDRPARGIVIEAKLDRGRGPVATMLVQKGTLKIGDNLVAGSVYGRVRAMIDDRGERVNSAPPSTPVEVLGLSELPEAGDIFQVVEDEKLARQIASSRQEEKRQEELKAASKTTLDDLFKQMEAGEVKELNLVIKGDVQGSVEALRGALEQLSTSEVKVNLLHGGVGAITETDVMLAAASKAIIIGFNVRPEANVRKAAEEAGVEIRLYRVIYEVIDDVKAAMSGLLEPEEREVILGRAEVRATFKVPKAGTVAGCFVTEGKIQNRALARVIRDGVVVFEGRIESLKRFKDDVREVAQGYECGVGLEKFNDIKEGDVIEAYTIEEIQREL; from the coding sequence ATGGCCAAAACACGTGTTTACGAATTAGCCAAGGAATTAAAGGTGACCAATAAGGATCTTATAGATACCATGGCCCGGCTGGGGATTTATACCCGTTCCCACATGAGCGTCCTGGAAAATGGGGAAGTTATTAAAGTACGCAATCATTACCGGCAGCAGTGGCGGGCGGCTAAATTGGCCCGGATGCACCGGGAACAAGCTACCCTGAAGGGAGAAGGGCCGGTACCTACCCGCGGGGTGCCTGATGCTCCGCGGGCAGAAGAGGTGCCTTCGCGTCAAGTACCAGCTCCCGAAACTGGAGCACCGGCGCAAGCAACCGGAGCAACCAGGCAGCCTGCCATCGGGTCAGCCAGGCCTGCTAACACCGATGAAACCCGCGTCCAGGAGCACAAACCGGCTACAGCTGCCAGACAGGCCGGTGATGCACCGGCAGCAGAAGGAACGGCGGCCGCCGGGCAGCCCCTGGATGGTAAAGAGCTCCGGCAGGCCGTTGCCAATGGTCAGGGGACGGAAGAGCCCCGGCAGCAGCCGGCAGCAACAGGCCAGCGGGCCCAGGGCGGCGAGGCCGGGCGGGGACAACAGTCACGACAGAAGAAAAAACGCAGGGGAGAAGGTCGTTCCCGGCAGGATGAAAATAAGGGTTCGGCCCGGGAAGACCAGGCAAATCGGTTTGCAACCAGGGACAAAGAGGCCGCTCCATCTGCCGGCCAGCAATCGCCGGCAGAGAAGGGCCAGCGCCGGCCGGCCCACAGCAAGCCCCTACGGATTCCCAAGCCCCCCGAGGCCGTCACCAAGGATTTACCGGAAAAGCGGCGTGACCGATCGAACGCCAGGCCCGGTGCCAAACCTGCCGAGTCCGGCCGCAGCCGTAAGCGGGAAATGGAGAACCAGCTCGAAGAGCGCCTGATGCGTCGGGATAAGAACAAGGGGAAAGCCCAGAAGCATAAAGAGACTCCCAAAGTGGTATTCAAGATTACCCTGACCGGTAGCATCACCGTCCAGGAGCTGGCGAAAAGGATTGGCAAAACGGCGGCCGAGGTTATCAAGTACCTCATGGGCCAGGGAATTATGGCAACTATCAACCAGGAACTGGACCTGGAGACTGCAGCCCTGGTAGCCCAGGACCTGGGTGCCATAGTGGAGATCAAGGCCGAAAAACCGATTACCGAGCTGGAAGACCTGGTCGATCCCCCGGAGACCCTCCGGGAGAGGCCGCCGGTCGTCACTGTCATGGGCCACGTCGACCACGGTAAGACCTCCTTGCTGGACGCCATCCGGCGTACCAACGTTACGGCCAGCGAGGCCGGTGGTATTACCCAGCATATCGGCGCCTACCAGGTAAGGCTGAAGAACAGAAAGATCACCTTCCTGGATACCCCCGGCCATGCTGCCTTTACCGCCATGCGGGCCCGTGGTGCCCAGGCGACAGATATCGCTATCCTGGTGGTAGCCGCCGATGACGGCGTCATGCCCCAGACCATTGAGGCTATTAACCATGCCAAAGCTGCCGGGGTACCTATTGTAGTGGCCATTAACAAGATCGATCGTCCTGAGGCCAATCCGGAACGGGTGAAGCAGCAATTGACGGAATACGGCCTGGTCCCGGAGGAATGGGGCGGCGATACCATCATGGTCCCGGTGTCGGCGGTAACTAAAGAAGGCATTAATGATCTCCTGGAAATGGTCTTGCTGACGGCCGATGTAGCTGAACTCAAGGCCAACCCCGATCGTCCGGCCCGGGGTATCGTCATTGAAGCCAAGCTCGACAGGGGCCGCGGCCCGGTGGCTACCATGCTGGTCCAAAAGGGTACCCTGAAGATAGGCGATAACCTGGTAGCCGGTTCGGTTTATGGTCGCGTCCGGGCCATGATTGATGACCGGGGCGAGAGGGTGAACAGCGCCCCGCCTTCCACACCGGTGGAAGTCCTGGGCCTGTCGGAATTGCCCGAGGCCGGCGATATCTTCCAGGTGGTGGAGGATGAAAAGCTGGCCCGCCAGATTGCCTCTTCCCGCCAGGAAGAAAAACGACAGGAAGAACTAAAGGCCGCGAGCAAGACCACCCTGGACGACCTGTTCAAGCAGATGGAAGCCGGAGAAGTCAAGGAACTTAACCTGGTCATTAAGGGGGATGTCCAGGGTTCGGTAGAAGCCCTGCGGGGCGCCCTGGAGCAACTTTCGACCAGTGAGGTTAAGGTCAACCTCCTCCACGGCGGTGTGGGGGCCATTACCGAGACCGACGTCATGCTGGCGGCGGCCTCGAAGGCGATTATCATCGGCTTTAACGTGCGCCCCGAGGCTAACGTGCGCAAGGCGGCCGAGGAAGCTGGCGTTGAAATCAGGCTTTACCGGGTTATTTATGAGGTTATCGACGATGTCAAGGCGGCCATGTCCGGCCTTCTGGAACCGGAGGAGCGCGAAGTTATCCTGGGACGGGCCGAAGTCCGGGCTACCTTCAAGGTACCCAAAGCCGGGACGGTTGCCGGGTGCTTTGTTACCGAAGGCAAAATCCAGAATCGCGCCCTGGCCCGGGTTATAAGGGATGGTGTGGTAGTCTTTGAAGGCCGGATTGAATCCTTAAAACGCTTTAAGGACGATGTGCGTGAGGTAGCCCAAGGCTACGAGTGCGGCGTTGGCCTGGAGAAGTTTAACGATATTAAAGAAGGCGACGTCATCGAAGCCTATACTATCGAAGAGATTCAAAGGGAATTGTAG
- the truB gene encoding tRNA pseudouridine(55) synthase TruB, which translates to MVMGFVNVLKPPGLTSHDVVQNLRRLLKVKRIGHGGTLDPLAAGVLPVAVGTATRLLEYLQGGDKAYRAEFILGLKTDTQDLGGRVLARKPCPPFTEKDLQAATRPFTGTIRQVPPMVSAVHYQGRRLYELAREGLEVERPARQVTIHEFRLIRAWPDGPYYRALIDITCSRGTYIRTLGADWGDYLGVGATLAFLLRTRAGSFRLTDAWTLEEIAGAIDRGERTFLLPPAAGLAHLPVIIVPGEFIRHVSNGVAIKGDVCRPLPSLREGDIVRLETGEGQLLALARVEPDTRGSFLLKPHKVLK; encoded by the coding sequence ATGGTTATGGGTTTTGTTAATGTCTTAAAACCGCCGGGACTTACCTCCCATGACGTGGTGCAGAATCTGCGCCGGCTTCTCAAAGTCAAGAGGATCGGCCATGGTGGCACCCTGGACCCTCTGGCGGCTGGCGTCCTGCCGGTTGCCGTTGGTACGGCTACCCGTTTGCTGGAATACCTGCAGGGCGGCGATAAAGCCTACCGGGCCGAGTTTATCCTGGGCCTGAAGACCGACACCCAGGACTTGGGCGGCCGGGTCCTGGCCAGGAAACCCTGCCCGCCTTTCACAGAAAAGGATTTACAGGCCGCCACCAGGCCCTTTACGGGGACTATCAGGCAGGTACCACCCATGGTATCGGCTGTGCACTACCAGGGCCGCCGGCTTTATGAACTGGCAAGGGAGGGCCTGGAGGTTGAACGACCGGCCCGCCAGGTGACCATCCATGAATTTCGGCTGATTAGGGCCTGGCCTGATGGACCTTACTACCGGGCGTTAATAGATATCACCTGCTCCCGGGGTACCTATATCCGTACCCTGGGGGCTGACTGGGGTGATTACCTGGGGGTAGGTGCCACCCTGGCCTTTTTACTTCGTACCCGAGCCGGGAGTTTCCGATTGACAGATGCCTGGACCCTGGAGGAAATAGCCGGGGCTATAGATAGGGGCGAGAGGACCTTCCTTCTCCCGCCCGCCGCCGGCCTGGCCCACCTGCCAGTGATAATAGTTCCAGGCGAGTTTATCCGCCATGTAAGTAACGGGGTAGCCATCAAGGGTGATGTATGCCGGCCGCTACCGTCCCTCAGAGAAGGGGATATAGTGCGCCTGGAGACCGGCGAAGGCCAACTCCTGGCCCTGGCCAGGGTGGAGCCAGATACCAGGGGGTCCTTCTTACTAAAACCCCATAAGGTTTTGAAGTGA